The Zerene cesonia ecotype Mississippi chromosome 4, Zerene_cesonia_1.1, whole genome shotgun sequence sequence TTAAAAGTCTTTGCTTTCCTAGTTAGTTTATGTATAGTATGGATTTTAGCTTGATTTAAGCTTTTCTTTAAGTGGATAACCTGTAAAATTAAGGAGGGTTATGATAGTAACACCTGCAATATGTTAGGAAAATTATACGGGAAATATTAGaataagataaaacaaaagatataCACCTCATTATTGAACGCTTGTTTTACAGCTCCGACCTCCATAATTCAAGCTAGACATAAATGAACGCGTTGAATCAgaggttatattttttttagtatttctcACACtagaaacaataatatgtaaaaattgaacATATGCCACGTTgaatttaaaaggaaataataatgtatgttgAAGTTAGCCTTAATAAATTAGTCTTGTAAACAACTCCGAATTCGTCGTccaatgttgtttattttttaaggttaGTTTTTCTAACACTGTCAACTGTCAAGTGTCAGCTGTGGataatgattttctttttttatcatttctttGCGTAATAATTCTAGtattttagtgtttttattgtatttacctAGGTAGTAGGAACCAAGGAAAAAGTTTTGTAATGGATTTGGAGAGAAATTTACATTGATAATATCTATTTCGATATTTGGTTTGCGTGTTTAAGCTTAAGATCAAAAAGGGGGTAAGGTAATTTGCAATAAGTAAATCTACTATGTCATACGACTGGACGTTATCTAAATTTACTCCAAACCACTATACTAAACTAAAACagacttctttttttttctttttccttaGTTGCAATTCCCTAAACCAAAGACAATTAACATCAAGTTTGTCAAATGTCAAGTGTCAGTTTCGAGTATTTCTTTTCGTGAAAACTGTCATTGAGTCAAGTACGTTTtcgcaaatttaatttatttttatcaataagatcttttaatattttgtgttaaatgaAGTGCATTCAGCGTTGAAATAATACTAGTGTTAAGTGTCGTTAAGTATTTAATCGCCAAGTTCAACCTGTGCCTGTTTATTTCAGCATGGCTCCGAGGTTCGAGATCGCGGTAGGTCTTCGTAAAGGCCACAAAACAACAAAGATTTCCGCAGGGAAAAAGGGTATCACAGACAAAGCAATCAGAATCAGACCCGCCAGGCTTAAGGGCGTAAGTACTTTTtgatgttattgtttataaactatttatttagaaagttaaatttttacaatttaaccgTAATTTAAGCCGGTACCAGTTGGCTTACAACTATAGATCCTAGCTTATTtactaactttttatttaactataatagtctgtaaattataatgtatcaaTCGATGGATATAGTATGTGACAAAAACACTATCTTAACCTAATACAATGTCCATTGTAATAATTCTATAGTTTATGCTATATCCGAACTTagacaaattcaaatattaatttttttctctatttcAGCTTCAAACCAAGCACTCCAAATTTGTGAGGGATTTGGTACGCGAAGTAGTCGGCCATGCTCCTTATGAAAAGAGAGTAATGGAGTTGCTCAAGGTTTGTTGTATTTTGCATtagtttattatgatttaattctACGAAAAGGGTTTATTGTTACTCAATAAGCACCCAAATACAGTAGAATGAAAGCATTCAGGAGAATAACatgatatcatttataaaaagctctattttaaaagattttaatgaaatttatttgatgtgTTCATGCTTGTGAACCATTTGTGTACTGAATCCTGAAagaacttaaaaatttaaaataatgaaaattatattcataatgcATCACATAAAGGTGGACATAATTAACTGATGCAACTAAGACCTGATCAGGAAATGTGTTGTTATCAATTATGAATTTGTAGTTAGCTTAGTGACTTCATGCTTGATAGAGTATATAAACTAGCAGTAAAGCCTGTTAGTACATTAATGATATGGCACTCCAAGTAGTTTGCcctctaaatttataaaccaGTCATTAATTAAGGGAGGTTTATGTGCAAAAAGGGTGTTTCATGCAAGAAagtcttaaattaataatttaaatgcaaaagtgtaagtatggatggatgtaaggatgtttgttactctttctcCAGAACAgcttatatgaaatttgataccgAGATAGACTATAGTCTAGAATAGCACATAGCCTATTTTTATGTACCCAGGTACCATGCAAAAGACTGCAGGTAACACCTATATGATAtgcttcaaatatattatatactatgtaaATTTTGCAGTGTCttgaaatttagaattttattaggaaaatatcacaaagataaacatgtatttttatgattaaaaagcgtgctttttgtgaaattatatttcaagtaaCCATATTCAatagcattatatttttttgcacaATCAATAGAAATTTGGTTAGATGAATTagattatagtataatatgtattcttATGTCTgatcaaaatacattaatgCATTTGTATGTGTGCTGGATGCTCTGTGTACCGACAGAGCTGGACGAGATTGATGAtttgttttctatattttacagttgtaacattttttagCCGAAGAttttattctttgtttatgattttattggGATGGGAGAAAGTGCATGCTGAGAGCAAATAAAGTTTCACTGATGAAGTAGTTTTTAGAGGTTGCCAACTAATAAATGTCTCATCATCATTTTCTTTTCTAGGTGTCAAAAGACAAGCGTGCTCTGAAATTCTTGAAGAGACGTCTCGGCACACACATCCGCGCCAAGAGGAAGCGTGAAGAGCTCAGCAACGTGCTGGTACAAATGAGGAAGGCGGCCGCACACGCCCACCAcgcgcattaataatataatattattaagatttggTCTTTTATTTTGGTTTCTCAAAGTTCATGTATGGTCTAAAACTTCAATTTCTTCTGTttggtaattatttttcagataCCTGCAGgatcgatttaattttttttctgtggAGATACATTCTCCtccctttttttttattatggttATTTTTTGCATTCTAACTATTAAGGAATAGAATTCAGGATAGTTGTTTGTATcagttaattcaattttaatattgatgcAACTACCAAGTGCTTTATAAGAacaaattcattgaaattgcgtaattaataaatggatTGAAATCCATCCAAAATACTTACTggttctatttaaattcataccATCTAAAAACATCTAgaaattacacaaatattaatttgtttatacacCCAATATAATAGCCTTATTATGGGTAGGTCGcttagtaaatttttttatagatggCGCTACCTAAcgcgatttataaaataaatttttttttttaattttttatgcttacgcattgattaatttataacattagaaaTGCCTAGGTCTAGTTTCCATGACCAGTCACCGATACAAATTAAGGTTCCTTCTAATTTTTTAGCTATAAGGCTAAAAAACTATTCGGTGCGTATCGTTAGAGTATGTAACCAATGCGACAATCGGCGcgaaatgtgtatttataggTTCAAGTTTTAGCGATAGTTACCTGCTAATCACACTAGAGggtttaaagaaattatttactttacaaaAGATAACGAGCAAATAATCGTATTATCCGCATAtttttacctatatatataacctatataatattgtagtacACTTggatataatgaaatatccttatagtttgaaaaatgtaactgtttattagtaaaattattttcaaaatcggaTCAGTACTTTCTAAAATTACCCTTTGcacaatatgtattataaaaaattcagaaACTACCTAACTATTTCTAGCAatgaatagaataataataaaaatataatggttGTAACAAcaaaattctaattttaatcGTATAACGTTTTAAAGTTTTCTGTGATTTGTTCTATATCGGTCAAGGCTTTAAATCGATAATAGCTTTTTAGTTCAGTAAATGTCCGCTATTTCGTGTGGCGCTgaccaattttaatattaaaaattgatttctaAAATCATTGTACTTCCATACTCATACAATAgtgtcatttaaaattacaacctttacataatctataatttattactattcaccaccatttattaataaactcgGCTAATCGCAATCATTGcctttaacattttatgaattacaTCTACGacctgtataaaattattattttgaattatacgTCACGTAAACaagttattttgtaaacagTTTCTATTCtatcaacaataaaataattgttattgttgcCTACAGAGGTCAAGCCGATatctttcacgtaaaattgcgtcaagatatattttaaataagatcaAGTACCTACTTATGCTTTTGTTACtagttgtaatattatatctactaTGAATGTACGAGACAAATTCAGGTATTGGTATATACACtagaaattattgatttttttatatattgtaatctgcagagtttgtttgtttgaccgCACTAATTTCAcgaattttagaaatttacacaacaatgacaaataatatagttagTAGACTCTGAAGAACGatcaatcaaaacaaaaatttacgaGTATACTCAATTGGAAGTAGGTCTTTATTCGCGGAATTAATACAAAGCAATCAATTTTGTTAGAAAGCGACATCCTTCCTTCAATAAACGTTGCACAAATCACAACGCAACAAGTACGCACTATTAGTAACGTTTAATACTGCATAAATTACTAATtagtattaatgtattttacgtCATGCAAAGAACTGCAGATATATCTGTTTATTgtgatattgtaataaacacGATAGCGCGACATAAATGACGTAATAAATATCGAAAATAATGACAACTATCAACAGATAGTAAGTGCCTACTTCCTACCATAAACTATACGTCATACAAAATAGCCATTACTGTAAGTATATACTGatctacactaataatatgaagcttaagagtatgtttgtatgcGCTAAtgtaccgatttcaaaattttctttcacctttctttatgtacctacatgaTACGAGAAGCCAAGACGGACGGCTAGACTAccctaaaatatattcatatatatatatat is a genomic window containing:
- the LOC119839680 gene encoding 60S ribosomal protein L36, with translation MAPRFEIAVGLRKGHKTTKISAGKKGITDKAIRIRPARLKGLQTKHSKFVRDLVREVVGHAPYEKRVMELLKVSKDKRALKFLKRRLGTHIRAKRKREELSNVLVQMRKAAAHAHHAH